Proteins found in one Desulfopila inferna genomic segment:
- a CDS encoding Ig-like domain-containing protein gives MLCIAGLILGQLIFLMVFATSAYSRDVTFAWVENPEDIDGYRLYYKSGSSGPPYDGRGAKEGPSPVETGNVTSFTLTGLSNIETYYFALTAYRGTLESDYTSEIALPPQENTAPMAFDSAIIVIENIQYSGSLSATDADNDPLTYLLVSNPEKGTVAIIDNEAGSFTYTPLPDTTGSDIFTFKVSDGTADSAVATVDVSILEINGSPTANPASITVAEDSIFEGQLSGSDRDGDPLSFSIAGNGTKVTASITNRNTGAFSYEPEENATGRVPSRPMTADLIRPRLL, from the coding sequence ATGTTATGTATCGCTGGATTAATTCTCGGACAATTGATCTTTCTCATGGTTTTTGCCACTAGCGCGTATTCCCGTGATGTCACATTTGCCTGGGTTGAAAATCCGGAAGATATTGACGGCTACAGGTTGTATTATAAATCAGGAAGCAGCGGACCGCCCTATGACGGGAGAGGAGCAAAAGAGGGACCTTCTCCGGTGGAAACCGGCAATGTCACCTCCTTCACTCTGACCGGCCTTTCAAATATCGAGACATACTATTTCGCGCTCACGGCATACAGGGGCACTTTGGAAAGTGACTATACCAGCGAAATTGCTCTTCCCCCTCAGGAAAACACAGCACCGATGGCATTTGATAGTGCCATAATTGTTATCGAAAATATCCAATACAGCGGCAGTCTGAGTGCAACAGATGCAGACAATGACCCATTAACCTACCTGCTGGTTTCAAATCCAGAAAAAGGTACTGTTGCCATTATAGACAATGAAGCCGGATCTTTTACCTACACGCCTCTTCCCGATACCACCGGCAGCGATATCTTCACATTCAAGGTCAGTGACGGCACGGCAGATTCAGCAGTGGCAACTGTGGATGTTTCAATCCTCGAGATAAATGGATCACCGACTGCGAATCCAGCGTCGATTACTGTGGCTGAAGATTCGATCTTCGAAGGTCAACTCTCCGGTTCCGATCGTGATGGTGATCCTCTGAGCTTCAGCATTGCCGGTAACGGCACCAAAGTCACAGCTTCCATCACAAACAGAAACACAGGCGCCTTTTCATATGAGCCGGAGGAAAATGCCACCGGCAGAGTACCATCAAGGCCAATGACGGCAGACTTGATTCGTCCGCGGCTACTGTAG
- a CDS encoding helix-turn-helix transcriptional regulator, whose protein sequence is MAKTTSSENLKIIFGIKIKTFRTEQGLSLQTLSRKSGIALSYLSEIESGKKYPKPEKLIDLAQALGVDYDELVSLKVDKSLDPFTALIDSELIKQFPFHLFGISARDILGLFKNDPENAHSFLQTFLQISRAYDMSVETFLFAALRTFQRLHNNYFPDLEKLAGDFSKQNELSSNTSSFAQIKKILEEKHKYHVEENGFSDHPALKGFRSILRGERHLSINSRLLPAQKAFIIARELGFLELGITDRPQTSSWIEVKSFDQLVNNFKASYFAGALLIEKESFTRDVKKLLSKSTWDDKAITALLDCYKATPEMLLYRMSQLLPGVFGLDAIFYLRFTNSKDRFSVKLTKELNMTDTLVPYGLGISEHYCRRWLPLRLLKKVRQDGLSITTGVQKIHFVNSGTKFLLLSLARPLSLARERGSAIVIGFKIDKNSRKHIKFLDDPAIVEEDVGETCERCPLTDCSERVVEASIISRQDRSTRRESALQQFLDRNC, encoded by the coding sequence ATGGCAAAAACAACAAGCTCAGAAAACCTGAAAATTATTTTCGGGATTAAGATAAAAACCTTTAGAACCGAACAGGGATTATCTTTACAGACACTCTCCAGGAAATCAGGTATCGCTCTCTCCTATCTCAGCGAAATTGAATCCGGCAAGAAGTATCCCAAACCGGAAAAGCTGATAGACCTGGCACAGGCCCTGGGCGTGGACTACGATGAGCTGGTATCACTCAAGGTCGACAAATCCCTTGATCCCTTTACGGCACTTATCGATTCCGAACTGATAAAACAGTTCCCTTTTCATCTCTTTGGCATTTCGGCCCGGGACATCCTGGGCCTTTTTAAAAATGATCCGGAGAACGCCCATTCCTTTCTCCAGACCTTTCTGCAAATCAGCAGGGCCTATGACATGTCGGTTGAAACATTTCTTTTTGCCGCCCTGCGGACCTTTCAGCGATTGCATAATAATTATTTCCCGGACCTGGAAAAGCTGGCAGGTGATTTTTCAAAGCAAAATGAATTAAGCAGCAATACGTCAAGTTTCGCTCAAATCAAAAAGATCCTCGAAGAGAAACATAAGTACCATGTGGAGGAAAATGGTTTTTCGGATCATCCGGCGCTCAAAGGATTTCGCTCGATTCTCAGAGGCGAAAGGCATCTTTCTATCAACAGTAGGCTGCTCCCTGCACAAAAGGCCTTTATTATTGCCCGGGAACTCGGCTTCCTTGAACTTGGTATAACCGATCGACCGCAGACCTCGTCATGGATTGAGGTGAAGAGTTTCGATCAGCTGGTTAATAATTTCAAGGCATCCTATTTTGCCGGAGCATTGCTTATTGAAAAGGAAAGTTTCACAAGAGATGTCAAAAAATTACTGAGCAAAAGCACATGGGATGATAAGGCCATAACGGCTTTACTTGATTGCTACAAGGCCACTCCGGAAATGCTCCTCTATCGCATGAGTCAGCTGCTGCCGGGAGTCTTTGGCCTGGATGCTATTTTTTACCTGCGCTTTACAAATTCCAAAGACCGGTTTTCGGTAAAATTGACCAAGGAACTCAATATGACGGATACCCTGGTTCCATATGGTTTGGGCATCAGCGAGCACTACTGTCGGCGCTGGCTGCCGCTAAGGCTCCTCAAAAAAGTGCGCCAAGACGGTCTTTCCATCACAACAGGCGTACAAAAGATCCACTTTGTAAACAGCGGCACCAAATTCCTCCTCCTCAGTCTGGCACGACCGCTCTCGCTTGCCAGGGAGCGAGGCTCGGCAATTGTGATTGGCTTTAAAATTGACAAAAATTCCCGAAAACACATCAAATTTTTGGATGATCCAGCAATTGTAGAGGAAGATGTGGGAGAAACCTGCGAGCGCTGCCCACTCACCGACTGCAGCGAAAGAGTTGTGGAAGCCTCTATTATCAGCAGGCAAGACCGGTCAACAAGAAGAGAATCAGCTTTGCAGCAATTTCTAGATAGAAATTGCTGA